One genomic segment of Pongo pygmaeus isolate AG05252 chromosome 19, NHGRI_mPonPyg2-v2.0_pri, whole genome shotgun sequence includes these proteins:
- the SERPINF2 gene encoding alpha-2-antiplasmin isoform X7, with protein MKYETPETKKGEKPGRMSQTQEWEPLLVYLGNMALLWGLLVLSWSCLQGPCSVFSPVSAMEPLGRQLTSGPTQEQVPPLTLLKLGNQEPGGRTALKSSPGVCSRDPTPEQTRRLAQAMMAFTADLFSLVAQTSTCPNLILSPLSVALALSHLALGAQNHTLQRLQQVLHAGSGPCLPHLLSRLCQNLGPGAFRLAARMYLQKGFPIKEDFLEQSQRLFGAKPVRLTGKQEDDLANINQWVKEATEGKIQEFLSELPEDAVLLLLNAIHFQGFWRNKFDPSLTQRDSFHLDEQFTVPVEMMQARTYPLRWFLLEQPEIQVAHFPFKNNMSFVVLVPTHFEWNVSKVLANLSWDTLHPPLVWERPTKVRLPKLYLKHQMDLVATLSQLGTVSGTGSPPCTNS; from the exons ATGAAATATGAAACACCAGAAACTAAAAAGGGGGAGAAGCCAGGGCGGATGTCCCAGACGCAGGAGTGGGAGCCGCTGCTTGTGTATTTGGG GAACATGGCGCTGCTCTGGGGGCTCCTGGTGCTCAGCTGGTCCTGCCTGCAAGGCCCCTGCTCCGTG TTCTCCCCTGTGAGTGCCATGGAGCCCTTGGGCCGGCAG CTAACTAGCGGGCCGACCCAGGAGCAGGTGCCCCCACTTACCCTCCTCAAGTTGGGCAACCAG GAGCCTGGTGGCCGGACTGCCCTGAAGAGTTCCCCCGGAGTCTGCAGCAGAGACCCCACCCCAGAGCAGACCCgcaggctggcccaggccatgATGGCCTTCACTGCCGACCTGTTCTCCCTGGTAGCCCAAACATCCACCTGCCCCAACCTCATCCTGTCACCCCTGAGTGTGGCCCTGGCACTGTCTCACCTGGCACTAG GTGCTCAGAACCACACGCTACAGAGGCTGCAACAGGTGCTGCACGCAGGCTCAGGGCCCTgcctcccccatctgctgagccGCCTCTGCCAGAACCTGGGCCCTGGTGCGTTCCGACTGGCTGCCAGGATGTACCTGCAGAAAG GATTTCCCATCAAAGAAGATTTCCTGGAACAATCCCAACGGCTATTTGGGGCAAAGCCCGTGAGACTGACGGGAAAGCAGGAAGATGACCTGGCAAACATCAACCAATGGGTGAAGGAAGCCACGGAGGGGAAGATTCAGGAATTCCTCTCTGAGCTGCCGGAAGACGCCGTGTTGCTTCTCCTCAACGCCATCCACTTCCAGG GTTTCTGGAGGAACAAGTTTGACCCGAGCCTCACCCAGAGAGACTCCTTCCACCTGGACGAGCAGTTCACGGTGCCCGTGGAAATGATGCAAGCCCGCACGTACCCGCTGCGCTGGTTCTTGCTGGAGCAGCCTGAGATCCAG GTGGCTCATTTCCCCTTTAAGAACAACATGAGCTTTGTGGTCCTGGTACCCACccactttgaatggaatgtgtccAAGGTACTGGCCAACCTGAGCTGGGACACCCTGCACCCACCTTTGGTGTGGGAGAGGCCCACCAAGGTCCGGCTGCCTAAGCTGTATCTGAAACACCAAATGGACCTGGTGGCCACCCTCAGCCAGCTAG GCACTGTATCAGGCACCGGGAGCCCACCATGTACAAACAGCTGA